A portion of the Leifsonia sp. EB41 genome contains these proteins:
- the gcvP gene encoding aminomethyl-transferring glycine dehydrogenase, with the protein MSDQFQTRHIATDGDAQRTMLSALGYESVEALVSAAVPDTIRTVAGRVSALPAPISERAALRELRALASRNTVNRTLIGLGYYGTITPAVIKRNVLENPGWYTAYTPYQPEISQGRLEALINFQTMVSDLTGLDTANASMLDEGTAVVEGMLLARRASRAPGAKFVVDADTFPQTLALLRNRAEAVGIELVVLDLASTPADAPELQEAFGLFVQYPGASGRVWDPSAVIAAAKEAGAVVVAAADLLALTQLTSPGELGADVAVGTSQRFGVPMGFGGPHAGYMAVRKGLERQLPGRLVGVSQDAIGKPAYRLTLQTREQHIRREKATSNICTAQVLLAVMAAMYAVYHGPSGLRAIGRHVHLSAVAVADALRAAGVEVRSRSFFDTLVVEVDDASTIVARAHERGLLLHAVDAGLVSLSLDEETAADLRDGVFPLGDLIEVLGGTVEGDAVLAFGSEPSFDAALTRTSDFLTHPVFSTHHSETAMMRYLRQLQDRDYALDRGMIPLGSCTMKLNAATEMEAVTWPEFAALHPFAPAADVAGSLELIDQLEGWLADVTGYDTVSLQPNAGSQGELAGLLAIRGYHRSRGDEQRTVCLIPQSAHGTNAASAVLAGMSVVVVATDELGNVDLDDLRAKIAANADTLAALMITYPSTHGVYEHEVVAITSAVHEAGGQVYVDGANLNALLGYARFGDFGGDVSHLNLHKTFCIPHGGGGPGVGPVAAKAHLAPFLPGHPLAQDATHVLVGANGPDGRIEHGGAPVSAAPYGSPSILPISWAYVRMMGAQGLADATGAAVLSANYVAAKLREHFPVLYAGDNGLVAHECILDVRPLTERTGVTVDDVAKRLIDYGFHAPTMSFPVAGTLMVEPTESEDLAELDRFVTAMIAIKAEADAVAAGDWPADDNPLRNAPHTAESVATSNWDHAYSREQAVYPVTTLVRTKYWPPVRRIDQAYGDRNLFCACPPPEAFA; encoded by the coding sequence ATGAGCGACCAGTTCCAGACGCGTCACATCGCCACCGACGGGGACGCGCAGCGCACCATGCTGTCCGCCCTCGGCTACGAATCGGTGGAGGCCCTCGTCTCCGCCGCTGTGCCGGACACCATCCGCACCGTCGCGGGGCGCGTCTCCGCGCTGCCCGCCCCGATCAGCGAGCGCGCGGCGCTCCGCGAGCTGCGGGCGCTCGCCTCGCGCAACACCGTGAACCGCACCCTGATCGGACTCGGGTACTACGGCACGATCACCCCCGCGGTGATCAAGCGCAACGTCCTGGAGAACCCGGGCTGGTACACCGCGTACACGCCGTATCAGCCGGAGATCTCCCAGGGCCGCCTGGAGGCGCTCATCAACTTCCAGACGATGGTCTCCGACCTGACCGGGCTGGACACCGCCAACGCGTCGATGCTCGACGAGGGCACGGCGGTGGTGGAGGGCATGCTGCTGGCACGCCGCGCCTCCCGGGCCCCCGGCGCGAAGTTCGTCGTGGACGCCGACACGTTCCCGCAGACCCTGGCGCTGCTGCGCAACCGCGCGGAGGCGGTCGGCATCGAGCTGGTCGTGCTCGACCTCGCCTCCACCCCGGCCGATGCCCCGGAGCTGCAGGAGGCCTTCGGCCTGTTCGTGCAGTACCCCGGCGCCTCCGGCCGGGTCTGGGATCCGTCCGCCGTCATCGCCGCCGCGAAGGAGGCGGGTGCAGTCGTCGTGGCCGCCGCCGACCTCCTCGCCCTCACGCAGCTCACCTCGCCGGGCGAGCTCGGCGCGGACGTCGCCGTCGGCACCAGCCAGCGCTTCGGCGTCCCGATGGGCTTCGGCGGCCCGCACGCCGGCTACATGGCCGTCCGCAAGGGCCTGGAGCGCCAGCTCCCCGGCCGCCTGGTCGGCGTCTCGCAGGACGCGATCGGCAAGCCCGCCTACCGGCTCACGCTGCAGACCCGCGAGCAGCACATCCGCCGCGAGAAGGCGACCTCCAACATCTGCACCGCCCAGGTGCTGCTCGCCGTCATGGCGGCCATGTACGCCGTGTATCACGGCCCGTCCGGCCTGCGCGCGATCGGCCGCCACGTGCACCTCTCCGCCGTCGCCGTAGCGGATGCCTTGCGCGCCGCCGGGGTGGAGGTCCGCTCCCGCTCGTTCTTCGACACCCTCGTGGTGGAGGTGGACGACGCATCGACGATCGTCGCGCGCGCTCACGAGCGCGGCCTCCTGCTGCACGCCGTCGACGCCGGCCTGGTCTCGCTGAGCCTGGACGAGGAGACCGCCGCCGACCTGCGCGACGGCGTCTTCCCGCTCGGCGACCTGATCGAGGTGCTCGGCGGCACGGTGGAGGGCGACGCCGTGCTCGCGTTCGGCTCCGAGCCGTCCTTCGACGCGGCGCTCACTCGCACGTCGGACTTCCTCACGCACCCGGTGTTCTCGACGCACCACTCCGAGACCGCCATGATGCGCTACCTCCGCCAGCTGCAGGACCGCGACTACGCGCTCGACCGCGGCATGATCCCGCTCGGCTCGTGCACGATGAAGCTCAACGCGGCCACCGAGATGGAGGCCGTCACCTGGCCCGAGTTCGCCGCGCTGCACCCGTTCGCCCCCGCGGCGGACGTCGCAGGCTCGCTGGAGCTCATCGACCAGCTCGAGGGCTGGCTCGCCGACGTCACCGGCTACGACACCGTGTCGCTGCAGCCGAACGCGGGCAGCCAGGGCGAGCTCGCCGGCCTCCTCGCCATCCGCGGCTACCACCGCTCGCGCGGCGACGAGCAGCGCACCGTGTGCCTCATCCCGCAGTCGGCGCACGGCACCAACGCCGCCTCCGCCGTCCTGGCCGGGATGAGCGTGGTCGTGGTCGCGACCGACGAGCTCGGCAACGTGGACCTCGACGACCTGCGCGCCAAGATCGCCGCGAACGCCGACACCCTCGCCGCGCTGATGATCACCTACCCGTCGACGCACGGCGTCTACGAGCACGAGGTCGTCGCGATCACGTCCGCCGTGCACGAGGCCGGGGGACAGGTCTACGTCGACGGCGCCAACCTGAACGCGCTGCTCGGCTACGCCCGGTTCGGCGACTTCGGCGGCGACGTCAGCCACTTGAACCTGCACAAGACCTTCTGCATCCCGCACGGCGGCGGCGGCCCCGGCGTGGGCCCGGTGGCGGCGAAGGCGCACCTCGCGCCGTTCCTGCCCGGTCACCCGCTCGCGCAGGACGCCACGCACGTGCTCGTCGGCGCGAACGGCCCGGACGGCCGCATCGAGCACGGCGGCGCTCCGGTCTCCGCGGCCCCTTACGGCAGCCCCAGCATCCTCCCGATCTCGTGGGCGTACGTCCGGATGATGGGCGCGCAGGGCCTGGCGGACGCCACCGGCGCCGCGGTGCTGTCGGCCAACTACGTGGCCGCGAAGCTGCGCGAGCACTTCCCGGTGCTCTACGCGGGCGACAACGGTCTCGTGGCGCACGAGTGCATCCTCGACGTCCGGCCGCTCACCGAGCGCACGGGTGTGACCGTGGACGACGTGGCCAAGCGCCTCATCGACTACGGCTTCCACGCGCCGACCATGTCGTTCCCGGTCGCCGGCACGCTGATGGTGGAGCCGACCGAGAGCGAGGACCTCGCGGAGCTCGACCGCTTCGTCACCGCGATGATCGCCATCAAGGCCGAGGCCGACGCGGTCGCCGCGGGCGACTGGCCGGCCGACGACAACCCGCTGCGCAACGCGCCGCACACAGCGGAGTCGGTCGCGACCTCCAACTGGGACCACGCCTACTCCCGCGAGCAGGCCGTCTACCCCGTGACGACCCTCGTCAGGACCAAGTACTGGCCCCCGGTGCGCCGCATCGACCAGGCCTACGGCGACCGCAACCTCTTCTGCGCCTGCCCGCCGCCGGAGGCGTTCGCCTAA
- the gcvT gene encoding glycine cleavage system aminomethyltransferase GcvT produces MSSQDSQTNDADTANPEQADAVERTSPLHDAHTAAGASFTDFAGWQMPVRYSSDLAEHHAVRTAAGLFDLSHMGEIVLIGPEAGQALDYALAGKLSSLALDQAKYSMLLSRAGGILDDLVVYRTGDDRYMVVANASNREAVAEELRDRTAPFDVEVYDESDDIALIAVQGPAALSVLLATPGFHLDGDDFAQRVTDLKYYWSIPGEFETHPVLVARTGYTGEDGFELYTAPDNARALWDALLEAGSEQGLVPAGLASRDTLRLEAGMPLYGHELGVDTMPAQAGLGRVVNLAKDTDFVGRAASEDGPDAEARVLVGLMGHGKRAARAGYPVVAPAADGAAEEVGVVTSGALSPTIGVPIAMAYVAPRFAQPGTELHVDVRGSSLPFTVTALPFYSRKKH; encoded by the coding sequence ATGAGCTCGCAGGACAGCCAGACCAACGACGCCGACACGGCCAACCCAGAGCAGGCCGACGCAGTGGAGCGCACCTCCCCGCTGCACGACGCCCACACCGCCGCGGGCGCGTCCTTCACCGACTTCGCCGGCTGGCAGATGCCGGTCCGCTACTCCAGCGACCTCGCCGAGCACCACGCCGTGCGCACCGCCGCCGGGCTTTTCGACCTGTCGCACATGGGCGAGATCGTCCTCATCGGCCCGGAGGCCGGCCAGGCGCTCGACTACGCCCTCGCCGGCAAGCTGTCGTCGCTCGCGCTCGACCAGGCGAAGTACAGCATGCTGCTCTCCCGTGCGGGCGGCATCCTGGACGACCTGGTCGTCTACCGCACCGGCGACGACCGCTACATGGTGGTCGCGAACGCCTCAAACCGCGAGGCCGTGGCAGAGGAGCTACGCGACCGCACCGCCCCCTTCGACGTCGAGGTCTACGACGAGAGCGACGACATCGCGCTCATCGCCGTCCAGGGCCCCGCTGCGCTGAGCGTCCTGCTGGCCACGCCCGGCTTCCACCTCGACGGCGACGACTTCGCCCAGCGGGTCACGGACCTCAAGTACTACTGGAGCATCCCGGGCGAGTTCGAGACCCACCCGGTCCTCGTCGCCCGCACCGGCTACACCGGCGAGGACGGCTTCGAGCTCTACACCGCCCCGGATAACGCGCGCGCCCTCTGGGACGCCCTCCTGGAGGCGGGCAGCGAGCAGGGCCTCGTCCCCGCCGGGCTCGCCAGCCGCGACACGCTGCGCCTGGAGGCCGGCATGCCGCTCTACGGCCACGAGCTGGGCGTGGACACCATGCCCGCGCAGGCCGGTCTCGGCCGCGTCGTCAATCTCGCCAAGGACACCGACTTCGTCGGCCGCGCCGCCAGCGAGGACGGCCCGGACGCCGAGGCCCGCGTGCTCGTCGGCCTGATGGGCCACGGCAAGCGCGCCGCCCGCGCCGGCTACCCGGTCGTCGCCCCCGCCGCGGACGGCGCCGCGGAGGAGGTCGGGGTCGTGACCTCCGGCGCCCTCTCGCCGACCATCGGCGTCCCGATCGCGATGGCCTACGTCGCGCCGCGGTTCGCCCAGCCCGGAACCGAGCTGCACGTCGACGTGCGCGGCAGCAGCCTCCCCTTCACCGTCACCGCCCTCCCCTTCTACAGCAGAAAGAAGCACTGA
- a CDS encoding ABC transporter family substrate-binding protein, translated as MHIKGRKVRYAVSAVAVAGVAALALSACTTTGSTGTSSAAKGGTVTVAVVNDFTSFNSQTPQGNLDTNGQVGYLDGSYGTGFQYIDNNYKIVHDNKFGKFEKLSDNPLTVKYTLNKNDKWSDGQPVTADDMILAWAIASGHYDSAKFDNQGNVTSGTQYFSIAGSTAGIDSTAFPTVGDNNTSITLKYSTPYVDWELVNPIAQPAHIVAKKAGLSSAADLTKLLKTLPAGNPDAPVAANATLEKAAKFVNTGYDVTAFPTDPDLLVSSGPFVVSSWTPGQSLTMAQNKYYDGGLKPSVDKIVFRIIPDANAQVTALQNGEVDIINPQASADTLTALKQTSAKVLTGDQASYDHLDLNFGSQVFADPKVREAFLKTIPRQQILDSIVTPVNPKAKVLNSQIWLPNQQPMYGDSIKNNGSSAYDKVDIAGAKALLAGATPTVRILYNTNNPNRVDEFQAISASAAKAGFKVVDAGSPDWSKLLPGGNYDASLFGWISPGAGTSQIPQLFTTNGGGNYNRFSAANSDALATQTTLDTSKLTSLEMNIDKTAFAQGYGLPLFQLPGVFGANARVDGVKYMGNQNGPFWNFWEWTVKSSTAK; from the coding sequence TTGCACATCAAGGGAAGAAAGGTCAGGTACGCGGTCAGCGCCGTCGCCGTCGCCGGCGTTGCAGCGCTCGCTCTGTCTGCCTGCACCACGACCGGCAGCACGGGGACCTCGTCCGCAGCCAAGGGCGGCACCGTGACGGTCGCTGTCGTGAACGACTTCACCTCGTTCAACTCGCAGACCCCGCAGGGCAACCTGGACACCAACGGCCAGGTCGGTTACCTGGACGGGTCGTACGGTACTGGCTTCCAGTACATCGACAACAACTACAAGATCGTCCACGACAACAAGTTCGGAAAGTTCGAGAAGCTCTCGGACAACCCGCTGACGGTCAAGTACACCCTGAACAAGAACGACAAGTGGTCCGACGGACAGCCCGTCACCGCTGACGACATGATCCTCGCCTGGGCCATCGCCTCCGGTCACTACGACTCCGCGAAGTTCGACAACCAGGGCAACGTGACCAGCGGCACCCAGTACTTCTCGATCGCGGGTTCGACGGCGGGCATCGACTCGACCGCCTTCCCGACCGTTGGCGACAACAACACGTCGATCACCCTGAAGTACTCCACCCCGTACGTGGACTGGGAGCTCGTCAACCCGATCGCACAGCCGGCGCACATCGTGGCCAAGAAGGCGGGCCTGTCCTCGGCCGCCGACCTGACCAAGCTGCTGAAGACGCTGCCCGCGGGCAACCCGGACGCCCCGGTCGCCGCGAACGCGACGCTGGAGAAGGCGGCCAAGTTCGTCAACACCGGCTACGACGTGACCGCGTTCCCGACCGACCCCGACCTGCTGGTCTCCTCCGGCCCGTTCGTCGTGTCGTCGTGGACCCCGGGCCAGTCGCTCACCATGGCGCAGAACAAGTACTACGACGGCGGCCTCAAGCCGTCCGTGGACAAGATCGTGTTCCGCATCATCCCGGACGCGAACGCTCAGGTCACCGCTCTCCAGAACGGTGAGGTCGACATCATCAACCCGCAGGCCTCGGCCGACACGCTGACTGCCCTCAAGCAGACCAGCGCGAAGGTCCTGACCGGCGACCAGGCGTCGTACGACCACCTCGACCTGAACTTCGGTTCGCAGGTCTTCGCCGACCCGAAGGTGCGCGAGGCGTTCCTGAAGACGATCCCGCGTCAGCAGATCCTCGACTCGATCGTCACCCCGGTGAACCCGAAGGCCAAGGTCCTGAACTCGCAGATCTGGCTGCCGAACCAGCAGCCGATGTACGGTGACTCGATCAAGAACAACGGGTCCTCCGCGTACGACAAGGTGGACATCGCGGGCGCCAAGGCGCTGCTCGCCGGTGCGACCCCGACCGTCCGCATCCTGTACAACACGAACAACCCGAACCGTGTCGACGAGTTCCAGGCCATCTCGGCGTCCGCCGCCAAGGCCGGCTTCAAGGTCGTCGACGCCGGCTCGCCGGACTGGAGCAAGCTCCTCCCGGGCGGTAACTACGACGCGTCGCTCTTCGGCTGGATCAGCCCCGGTGCCGGCACCTCGCAGATCCCGCAGCTGTTCACCACCAACGGTGGCGGCAACTACAACCGCTTCTCCGCTGCGAACTCCGACGCCCTGGCGACCCAGACCACTCTGGACACCAGCAAGCTGACCTCCCTCGAGATGAACATCGACAAGACCGCCTTCGCGCAGGGCTACGGTCTGCCGCTGTTCCAGCTCCCGGGTGTCTTCGGCGCCAACGCTCGCGTGGACGGCGTGAAGTACATGGGCAACCAGAACGGCCCGTTCTGGAACTTCTGGGAGTGGACCGTCAAGTCCTCGACCGCGAAGTAA
- the gcvH gene encoding glycine cleavage system protein GcvH, whose product MAAEQDLKYTAEHEWLLVEGDTATVGITSYAAEKLGDVVFVELPAEGSDVAVGRVVGEIESTKSVGELFAPVDGTVAEANQAVVDAPELVNSDPFGEGWLIKVTFNTLPDGLLSFDEYKALTGE is encoded by the coding sequence ATGGCCGCAGAGCAGGACCTGAAGTACACCGCCGAGCACGAGTGGCTCCTCGTCGAGGGTGACACCGCGACGGTCGGCATCACGAGCTACGCGGCCGAGAAGCTGGGCGACGTCGTGTTCGTCGAGCTCCCCGCGGAGGGCAGCGACGTCGCCGTCGGCCGCGTGGTCGGCGAGATCGAGTCGACCAAGTCGGTCGGCGAGCTGTTCGCCCCGGTCGACGGCACCGTCGCCGAGGCCAACCAGGCCGTGGTCGACGCGCCCGAGCTGGTCAACAGCGACCCGTTCGGCGAGGGCTGGCTCATCAAGGTGACCTTCAACACCCTCCCGGACGGCCTCCTCTCCTTCGACGAGTACAAGGCCCTCACGGGCGAGTAA
- a CDS encoding PH domain-containing protein, which produces MPYVSPTEREVFVSRFNRVLAVLIWAAAAALIVGLLVSVHDVRLLYVVPCALFAFIGWALLWRPRLTVSDDGIEVINVTRTIDIPWQALIHVDTKYALTLYTPGHKYPVWSAPAPGTARTLRATRRETTGRVGKPNVADSVRRPGDLLSTESGAAAEVVRRRWVELQQSGAVDSGLADQTPVTVRWHIVSLAVLAALAVGTLAALLVA; this is translated from the coding sequence ATGCCCTACGTCTCCCCCACCGAGCGCGAGGTTTTCGTGTCCCGGTTCAACCGGGTCCTTGCCGTTCTGATCTGGGCGGCCGCTGCCGCCCTCATCGTCGGCCTTCTGGTGAGCGTGCACGATGTGCGCCTGCTCTACGTCGTGCCGTGCGCGCTGTTCGCGTTCATCGGCTGGGCGCTGCTCTGGCGTCCGCGCCTGACGGTCTCCGACGACGGCATCGAGGTGATCAACGTCACGCGCACCATCGACATCCCGTGGCAGGCGCTCATCCACGTCGACACCAAGTACGCGCTCACCCTCTACACGCCTGGGCACAAGTACCCGGTGTGGTCCGCGCCCGCTCCCGGCACGGCGCGCACGCTGCGCGCCACCCGCCGGGAGACCACCGGTCGCGTCGGCAAGCCGAACGTCGCGGACAGCGTGCGCCGTCCGGGCGATCTGCTGTCGACCGAGTCCGGCGCTGCGGCAGAGGTCGTGCGCCGCCGCTGGGTCGAGCTTCAGCAGAGCGGCGCGGTCGACAGCGGCCTTGCGGACCAGACGCCCGTGACGGTCCGCTGGCACATCGTGTCGCTGGCCGTGCTGGCCGCGCTGGCGGTCGGCACGCTCGCCGCCCTGCTGGTGGCCTGA
- a CDS encoding ABC transporter permease — MSTTETVIADELQEPSSPPVSQGKLIWKRFLSNKVAVASAILFILIVLFSISAIGIGPIPGWWKYNYIELNDQVQQGSPTWEHPFGQDRIGKDYFALTMRGIQNSVLVMVVLGLIASVVGVVVGAIAGYFRGVVDAILMRITDVFIVIPALVIGSVVGHMFGGLGAFFLALMLGFFSWMGIARLVRGEFLSLREREFVEAARVAGASDTRIIFKHVLPNAIGVVIVASTLIMASAILLETALSFLGYGIRPPDVSLGLLISSNESAFQTRPWLFWWPGSFIVILALLVNFVGDGLRDAFDPRHRRFNLRKMREQEPEPGEDDQSGPRTGAALAEDVL; from the coding sequence ATGTCCACCACTGAAACCGTCATCGCCGACGAGCTGCAGGAGCCGAGCTCCCCGCCCGTCAGCCAGGGGAAGCTGATCTGGAAGCGCTTCCTGTCCAACAAGGTCGCCGTCGCCAGTGCGATCCTGTTCATCCTGATCGTGCTGTTCTCCATCTCCGCGATCGGCATCGGGCCGATCCCCGGCTGGTGGAAGTACAACTACATCGAGCTGAACGACCAGGTCCAGCAGGGCTCCCCGACCTGGGAGCACCCGTTCGGCCAGGACCGCATCGGCAAGGACTACTTCGCCCTGACGATGCGCGGCATCCAGAACTCGGTGCTGGTGATGGTCGTGCTCGGCCTCATCGCGAGCGTCGTCGGTGTCGTCGTCGGAGCCATTGCGGGCTACTTCCGTGGTGTCGTCGACGCGATCCTGATGCGCATCACCGACGTCTTCATCGTGATCCCGGCGCTGGTCATCGGCTCGGTCGTCGGTCACATGTTCGGCGGTCTCGGCGCGTTCTTCCTCGCGCTGATGCTGGGCTTCTTCTCGTGGATGGGCATCGCGCGTCTGGTGCGCGGCGAGTTCCTGTCGCTCCGCGAGCGGGAGTTCGTGGAAGCGGCCCGCGTCGCCGGCGCGTCCGACACCCGGATCATCTTCAAGCATGTCCTGCCGAACGCCATCGGCGTGGTCATCGTCGCCTCGACGCTGATCATGGCCTCGGCCATCCTGCTGGAGACGGCGCTGTCGTTCCTCGGCTACGGGATCCGGCCGCCGGACGTCTCGCTCGGCCTCCTGATCAGCTCGAACGAGTCGGCGTTCCAGACCCGTCCGTGGCTGTTCTGGTGGCCCGGCTCGTTCATCGTGATCCTCGCCCTGCTGGTCAACTTCGTCGGCGACGGCCTGCGCGACGCGTTCGACCCGCGCCACCGCCGGTTCAACCTCCGCAAGATGCGCGAGCAGGAGCCTGAGCCCGGCGAGGACGACCAGTCCGGACCCCGCACGGGCGCGGCCCTCGCGGAGGACGTGCTGTGA
- a CDS encoding ABC transporter permease — protein MASFILRRLLVSVLIIIAASFLMYMLVAYSADPLQDLRSSNSPNKVALINARIQLLQLDVVPPLRWLLWLGGAAKCLIPFANSCDLGSTISNAKVVDILPQALTSTVQLVTVALILAILLGVTIGIVTALRQYSGLDNVVTFLSFFLYSLPAFLVAVLLKEFVAIGFNNFLANPTIPWWVAVLIGVVAGLIWQSLIGGDLRRRAVTFGVSGVATAGVLLLMSVSNWFLHPGLGPVVMILLIAGTVIGATALTAGLQNRRALISASIAGAVALVCYFGLQWLFNISTPSTIAILAIVAILVSLGIGWLVGGYDRGQNMRVSVIVTIVSGFLIVVDRFMQAWPAYFQDTNGRPIATVGSSTPGLTGDMWVTGLDTFTHLALPTIALLLISFASYTRYSRAGMLEVLGQDFIRTARAKGLPERTVVVRHAFRNMLIPITTLVAFDVGALLGGAIITEKVFAIPGMGSLFNAGLSRGDLNPVMAYFLVIAIMAILFNFLADLSYAALDPRVRVR, from the coding sequence ATGGCGAGTTTCATCCTGAGACGTCTCCTTGTCTCAGTGCTCATCATCATCGCCGCTTCGTTCCTGATGTACATGCTGGTGGCCTACAGCGCCGACCCGCTCCAGGATCTGCGAAGCAGCAATTCCCCCAACAAGGTCGCGCTCATCAACGCGCGCATCCAGCTCCTCCAGCTCGACGTGGTCCCGCCCCTGCGGTGGCTGCTCTGGCTGGGAGGCGCGGCCAAGTGCCTGATCCCGTTCGCGAACTCGTGCGACCTGGGCTCGACCATCTCGAACGCGAAGGTGGTGGACATCCTCCCGCAGGCGCTCACCTCGACCGTTCAGCTGGTCACCGTCGCGCTCATCCTCGCGATCCTCCTCGGTGTCACCATCGGCATCGTGACCGCCCTGCGGCAGTACAGCGGACTCGACAACGTCGTCACGTTCCTCAGCTTCTTCCTGTACTCGCTGCCGGCGTTCCTCGTGGCCGTGCTCCTCAAGGAGTTCGTGGCCATCGGGTTCAACAACTTCCTGGCGAATCCGACGATCCCCTGGTGGGTCGCGGTGCTGATCGGGGTGGTGGCCGGACTCATCTGGCAGTCGCTGATAGGCGGCGACCTGCGCAGGCGCGCGGTGACGTTCGGCGTCTCCGGTGTCGCGACCGCGGGCGTGCTGCTGCTGATGAGCGTCTCCAACTGGTTCCTGCACCCGGGTCTCGGCCCGGTCGTGATGATCCTCCTGATCGCCGGGACGGTCATCGGCGCGACCGCGCTGACCGCCGGCCTTCAGAACCGCCGTGCGCTGATCTCCGCGAGCATCGCCGGCGCCGTCGCGCTGGTCTGCTACTTCGGGCTGCAGTGGCTGTTCAACATCTCGACCCCCTCCACGATCGCGATCCTGGCGATCGTCGCGATCCTGGTGAGCCTGGGCATCGGCTGGCTCGTCGGCGGCTACGACCGCGGCCAGAACATGCGGGTCTCGGTCATCGTGACCATCGTGTCCGGGTTCCTGATCGTCGTCGACCGCTTCATGCAGGCCTGGCCGGCGTACTTCCAGGACACCAACGGCCGCCCGATCGCGACCGTCGGCTCCTCCACGCCCGGTCTGACCGGCGACATGTGGGTGACGGGTCTCGACACGTTCACGCACCTGGCCCTCCCGACGATCGCGCTGCTGCTGATCTCGTTCGCGTCGTACACCCGCTACTCGCGTGCCGGAATGCTGGAGGTGCTCGGTCAGGACTTCATCCGAACCGCGCGCGCCAAGGGCCTGCCGGAGCGCACGGTCGTGGTCCGCCACGCGTTCCGCAACATGCTCATCCCGATCACGACCCTCGTGGCCTTCGACGTCGGCGCGCTGCTCGGTGGTGCGATCATCACCGAGAAGGTGTTCGCGATCCCGGGCATGGGCTCCCTGTTCAACGCGGGACTGTCGCGCGGCGACCTGAACCCGGTGATGGCGTACTTCCTCGTCATCGCGATCATGGCGATCCTGTTCAACTTCCTCGCCGATCTGTCCTACGCCGCACTCGACCCGAGAGTGAGGGTCCGCTGA
- a CDS encoding CPBP family intramembrane glutamic endopeptidase, with product MSTEAVRAARTTPGLPTWTGETPVERAERPRLWWEVAIVLGLSLGQSAVYSIVTIIDRSTQSTPLADQTAQVNPSQSSREVFDFLYQFLGNAFPLFAVALVIFMLWQPRRTGFRRIGFDLSRPGRDLGGGLLLFLVIGVPGILFYALGRVLGLTVQVQASPLDTHWWTVPILVFAALRAGLQEEVIVVGYLFTRLRQLGWGKWWIIVAAALLRGSYHLYQGFGPFVGNAIMGVVFGWCYTRWGRVMPLVVAHVIIDIVSFVGYPLAVALFPHIFG from the coding sequence ATGAGCACTGAAGCGGTCCGGGCGGCCCGAACCACGCCCGGTCTCCCCACCTGGACCGGCGAGACCCCGGTCGAGCGCGCGGAGCGGCCCCGGCTGTGGTGGGAGGTCGCCATCGTCCTCGGCCTGTCCCTGGGCCAGTCCGCAGTCTACTCGATCGTCACGATCATCGACCGCTCGACGCAGAGCACTCCCCTCGCGGACCAGACCGCGCAGGTGAACCCGTCGCAGTCCAGCCGGGAGGTCTTCGACTTCCTCTACCAGTTCCTCGGCAACGCCTTCCCGCTGTTCGCGGTGGCGCTGGTGATCTTCATGCTCTGGCAGCCACGGCGGACCGGGTTCCGCCGGATCGGCTTCGACCTGAGCCGGCCGGGCCGCGACCTCGGCGGCGGCCTCCTGCTGTTCCTGGTGATCGGCGTGCCCGGCATCCTGTTCTACGCGCTCGGCCGGGTGCTCGGCCTGACGGTGCAGGTGCAGGCGTCGCCGCTCGACACGCACTGGTGGACGGTGCCGATCCTGGTCTTCGCCGCGCTGCGGGCGGGCCTCCAGGAGGAGGTGATCGTGGTCGGCTACCTGTTCACCCGGCTGCGCCAGCTCGGTTGGGGCAAGTGGTGGATCATCGTGGCCGCCGCGCTGCTGCGTGGCAGCTACCACCTGTACCAGGGCTTCGGGCCGTTCGTCGGCAACGCGATCATGGGCGTCGTCTTCGGCTGGTGCTACACCCGCTGGGGACGGGTCATGCCCCTCGTCGTCGCCCACGTCATCATCGACATCGTCTCCTTCGTCGGCTACCCCTTGGCCGTCGCGCTGTTCCCGCACATCTTCGGTTAG